A part of Vulpes vulpes isolate BD-2025 chromosome 15, VulVul3, whole genome shotgun sequence genomic DNA contains:
- the ABCC2 gene encoding ATP-binding cassette sub-family C member 2 isoform X2: MPPQIIVMKGYKQPLTLEDVWDVDEQITTKALVSKFEKYMVEELQKARKTLQKQQQRNTQGKSGERLHDLNKNQSQSQDILVLEEVKKKKKKSETTEKFPKSWLVKSLFKTFYVILLKSFLLKLVYDLLTFLNPQLLKLLISFANDPDMYVWTGYFYSVLFFVVALIQSLCLQSYFQMCFMLGVNVRTTIMASIYKKALTLSNQARKQYTIGETVNLMSVDAQKLMDVTNFIHLLWSNVLQIALSIYFLWAELGPSVLAGVGVMILLIPVNGLLASKSRAIQVKNMKNKDKRLKIMNEILSGIKILKYFAWEPSFKNQVHELRKKELKNLLTFGQMQSVMVFLLYLTPVLVSVITFSVYTLVDSNNVLDAEKAFTSITLFNILRFPLSMLPMVISSMLQASVSRERLEKYLGGDDLDTSAIRRDSSSDKAVQFSEASFTWDQDSEATIRDVNLDIMPGQLVAVVGTVGSGKSSLMSAMLGEMEDVHGHITIKGTIAYVPQQSWIQNGTIKDNILFGSKLDEKRYQQVLEACALLPDLEVLPGGDLAEIGEKGINLSGGQKQRISLARATYQNSDIYVLDDPLSAVDAHVGRHIFNKVLGPNGLLKGKTRLLVTHSIHFLPQVDEIVVLGNGTILEKGSYNTLLAKKGLFAKILKTFTKQTGPEGEATVNEDSEEDDDCGLMPSVEEIPEDVASLTMKRENSLHRTLSRSSRSRSRHQKSLRNSLKTRNVNTLKEEEEPVKGQKLIKKEFIQTGKVKFSIYLKYLRAIGWYLIFLIIFAYVINSVAYIGSNLWLSAWTNDSKAFNGTNYPASQRDMRIGVYGVLGLAQGVFVLMANLLSAHGSTHASNILHRQLLSNILQAPMSFFDTTPTGRIVNRFAGDISTVDDTLPQSLRSWILCFLGIISTLVMICTATPVFIIVIIPLGIIYVSIQIFYVATSRQLKRLDSVTRSPIYSHFSETVSGLSVIRAFEHQQRFLKHNEVGIDTNQKCVFSWIVSNRWLAVRLELIGNLIVFFSSLMMVIYKATLSGDTVGFVLSNALNITQTLNWLVRMTSEIETNIVAVERINEYIKVENEAPWVTDKRPPPGWPSRGEIRFNNYQVRYRPELDLVLRGITCDIRSMEKIGVVGRTGAGKSSLTNGLFRILEAAGGQIIIDGVDIASIGLHDLREKLTIIPQDPILFSGSLRMNLDPFNHYSDEEIWKALELAHLKSFVAGLQLGLSHEVAEAGDNLSIGQRQLLCLARALLRKSKILIMDEATAAVDLETDHLIQMTIQKEFSHCTTITIAHRLHTIMDSDKIIVLDNGKIVEYGSPQELLRNSGPFYLMAKEAGIENVNSTSF; this comes from the exons CATTGTTATGAAAGGCTACAAGCAACCTCTGACACTGGAAGATGTGTGGGATGTTGATGAACAGATTACAACCAAGGCACTGGTCAGcaagtttgaaaaatatatgGTAGAAGAGCTGCAGAAGGCCAGAAAGACCCTCCAGAAACAGCAACAGAGGAACACCCAGGGGAAGTCTGGAGAAAGGCTGCATGACTTGAACAAGAATCAGAGTCAAAGCCAAGATATCCTTGTTCTG gaagaagttaaaaagaaaaaaaagaagtctgagaCCACAGAAAAGTTTCCCAAGTCCTGGTTGGTCAAGAGTCTCTTCAAAACTTTCTATGTCATACTCTTGAAATCATTCCTACTGAAGCTGGTGTATGACCTTCTCACGTTCCTGAATCCTCAGCTGCTGAA GTTGCTGATCTCCTTTGCAAATGACCCAGACATGTATGTGTGGACTGGGTATTTCTATTCGGTCCTCTTCTTTGTTGTGGCCCTCATCCAGTCTCTCTGCCTTCAGAGCTACTTTCAAATGTGCTTCATGTTGGGTGTAAACGTACGGACAACCATCATGGCTTCCATATACAAGAAG GCGCTGACCCTTTCCAACCAGGCCAGGAAGCAGTACACCATTGGAGAAACAGTGAACCTGATGTCTGTGGATGCTCAGAAGCTCATGGATGTGACCAACTTCATTCATCTGCTGTGGTCAAATGTTCTCCAGATTGCTTTATCTATCTACTTCCTGTGGGCAGAGCTGGGACCCTCCGTCTTAGCAGGTGTTGGGGTGATGATACTCCTAATTCCAGTTAATGGGCTACTTGCCTCTAAGAGTAGAGCTAttcag gtaaaaaatatgaagaataaagaCAAACGTTTAAAGATCATGAATGAAATTCTCAGTGGGATCAAG ATCCTGAAATATTTTGCCTGGGAACCTTCATTCAAAAACCAAGTCCACGAACTTCGGAAGAAAGAGCTCAAGAACCTGCTGACCTTCGGGCAGATGCAGTCTGTAATGGTGTTTCTCTTATACTTAACTCCGGTCTTG GTGTCTGTGATCACGTTTTCAGTTTACACTCTGGTGGACAGCAATAATGTTTTGGATGCAGAGAAGGCATTCACCTCCATCACCCTCTTCAATATCCTGCGCTTTCCCCTGAGCATGCTCCCCATGGTAATCTCCTCAATGCTCCAG GCCAGCGTTTCCAGAGAACGCCTGGAAAAGTACTTGGGAGGGGATGACTTAGACACATCTGCCATTCGACGTGACAGCAGTTCTG ACAAAGCTGTGCAGTTCTCAGAGGCCTCCTTCACCTGGGACCAGGACTCGGAAGCCACAATCCGAGA TGTGAACCTGGACATTATGCCAGGCCAATTGGTGGCTGTGGTGGGCACTGTAGGCTCTGGGAAGTCTTCCTTGATGTCAGCCATGCTGGGAGAAATGGAAGATGTCCATGGGCACATCACCATCAAG GGCACCATAGCCTATGTCCCACAGCAATCCTGGATTCAGAATGGCACCATAAAGGACAACATCCTTTTTGGATCTAAGTTGGATGAAAAGAGATACCAGCAGGTGCTAGAAGCCTGTGCCCTCCTACCAGACTTGGAAGTGCTGCCGGGAGGAGACCTGGCTGAGATTGGAGAGAAG ggTATAAATCTTAGTGGGGGTCAGAAGCAGCGGATTAGCCTGGCCAGAGCTACCTATCAGAATTCAGACATCTATGTTCTGGATGACCCCCTGTCGGCTGTGGATGCTCATGTGGGAAGACATATTTTCAATAAGGTCTTGGGTCCCAATGGCCTATTGAAAGGCAAG ACTCGACTCTTGGTTACACATAGCATTCACTTTCTTCCCCAAGTGGATGAGATTGTGGTTCTGGGGAATGGCACCATCTTGGAGAAGGGATCCTACAACACTCTGCTGGCCAAGAAAGGATTGTTTGCTAAGATTCTGAAGACATTCACAAAACAGACGGGTCCTGAAGGAGAGGCCACAG TCAACGAGGACAGTGAAGAAGATGATGACTGTGGGCTGATGCCCAGTGTGGAGGAAATCCCTGAGGATGTGGCCTCCTTGACCATGAAAAGAGAGAACAGCCTTCATCGAACACTTAGTCGCAG TTCCAGGTCCAGGAGCAGACATCAGAAATCCCTAAGAAACTCTTTGAAAACCCGGAATGTGAACActctgaaggaggaggaggaaccagTGAAAGGACAAAAACTAATTAAGAAGGAATTCATACAAACTGGAAAG GTGAAGTTCTCCATCTACCTGAAGTACCTACGAGCAATAGGATGGTATTTGATATTCCTCATCATTTTTGCTTATGTGATCAATTCTGTGGCTTATATTGGATCCAACCTCTGGCTCAGTGCTTGGACCAATGACTCTAAAGCCTTTAATGGCACTAACTATCCAGCCTCTCAGAGGGACATGAGAATTGGCGTCTATGGAGTTCTGGGATTAGCTCAAG GTGTGTTTGTGCTCATGGCAAATCTCTTGAGTGCCCATGGTTCCACCCATGCATCAAACATCCTTCACAGGCAACTGCTAAGCAACATCCTTCAAGCTCCCATGAGTTTTTTTGACACAACACCCACAGGTCGGATTGTGAACAGGTTTGCTGGT GATATTTCCACAGTGGATGACACCCTCCCCCAATCCTTGCGCAGCTGGATATTGTGTTTCCTGGGAATAATCAGCACTCTTGTCATGATCTGCACGGCCACTCCAGTCTTCATCATCGTCATCATTCCTCTTGGCATTATTTATGTGTCTATTCAG ATATTTTATGTGGCTACTTCCCGCCAGCTGAAACGTCTAGACTCTGTCACCAGGTCCCCAATTTACTCTCACTTCAGTGAGACAGTGTCAGGTTTGTCCGTCATCCGTGCCTTTGAGCATCAGCAAAGATTTCTGAAACACAATGAAGTGGGGATTGACACCAACCAGAAATGTGTCTTTTCCTGGATTGTCTCCAACAG ATGGCTTGCAGTTCGTCTGGAGCTGATTGGGAACCTGATTGTCTTCTTTTCATCCCTGATGATGGTTATTTATAAAGCTACCCTAAGTGGAGACACTGTGGGCTTTGTTCTGTCCAATGCACTTAAT ATCACACAGACCCTGAACTGGCTAGTGAGGATGACGTCAGAAATAGAGACCAACATTGTGgctgttgaaagaataaatgaatacataaaagtGGAAAATGAG GCACCCTGGGTGACTGATAAGAGACCTCCCCCAGGTTGGCCCAGCAGAGGGGAGATTCGGTTTAACAACTACCAAGTGCGGTACCGGCCTGAACTGGATCTTGTACTGAGAGGGATCACTTGTGATATTAGGAGCATGGAGAAG ATTGGTGTGGTGGGCAGAACAGGAGCTGGGAAGTCATCCTTGACAAATGGCCTCTTCAGAATCCTAGAGGCTGCAGGTGGTCAGATCATCATTGATGGGGTAGATATTGCTTCCATTGGGCTCCATGACCTCCGAGAAAAATTGACCATCATCCCCCAG GATCCCATCCTGTTCTCTGGAAGCCTGAGGATGAATCTAGACCCTTTTAACCACTACTCAGATGAGGAGATTTGGAAGGCCTTGGAGCTGGCTCACCTCAAATCATTTGTGGCTGGCCTGCAACTGGGGTTGTCCCACGAAGTGGCAGAGGCTGGTGACAACCTTAG CATAGGGCAGAGGCAGCTACTGTGCCTGGCCAGGGCTCTGCTTCGGAAATCCAAGATTCTGATCATGGATGAGGCCACTGCTGCGGTGGACCTAGAGACCGATCACCTCATCCAGATGACCATCCAAAAGGAGTTCTCCCACTGCACGACTATCACCATTGCTCACAGGCTACACACCATCATGGACAGTGACAA GATAATAGTCCTAGACAATGGGAAGATTGTAGAGTATGGCAGCCCTCAAGAACTGCTGAGAAATTCGGGCCCCTTTTATTTGATGGCCAAAGAAGCTGGCATTGAAAATGTGAACAGCACATCGTTCTGA